One segment of Daphnia magna isolate NIES linkage group LG2, ASM2063170v1.1, whole genome shotgun sequence DNA contains the following:
- the LOC116916798 gene encoding trypsin alpha-3 produces MNKIVILATLIACAYAAPRRMVLPRLPASVIASGKYELIPGDKIVGGTEVVPNSLPFQISLQRKSSTGIYSQSCGGSIINEYTILDAAHCVDGVNDVTIFRVVAGEHDLSQISGLEQHRAVSGFLIHADYNKKTSANDIALIYLATPLDLSVPSAKPINLPPPTWEFDPPAGIVATVSGWGTTSSGGSISNVLLSVDIPIISDDDCNAIYTTNAKPKSIYESMLCAGGFNGNIDSCQGDSGGPFFIGTGTNAIQLGVVSWGRGCASAYYPGVYTQVSYFLDWINDNSH; encoded by the exons ATGAACAAGATCGTCATACTAGCCACGCTCATCGCTTGCGCTTAcg CCGCTCCCAGGCGGATGGTGCTTCCCCGTCTGCCGGCTTCCGTAATCGCGAGCGGAAAGTATGAGCTTATACCCGGAGACAAGATAGTCGGCGGTACGGAAGTCGTCCCTAACTCACTGCCTTTTCAGATTTCGTTGCAGCGCAAAAGTTCCACCGGCATTTATTCGCAATCGTGTGGTGGCTCGATCATCAACGAGTACACCATCCTCGACGCTGCGCACTGTGTTGATGG AGTCAACGATGTCACCATTTTTCGTGTCGTCGCCGGAGAACACGACCTGTCTCAGATCAGCGGTTTGGAACAGCATCGAGCTGTCAGTGGCTTTTTAATACACGCGGACTATAACAAGAAAACTTCGGCCAACGACATCGCCCTAATCTAC TTGGCCACACCTTTGGACTTGAGCGTTCCGTCGGCTAAACCCATCAATTTACCACCACCGACTTGGGAATTTGATCCTCCAGCTGGCATTGTGGCTACCGTTTCTGGATGGGGAACCACTAGC TCTGGCGGCAGCATTTCCAATGTGCTTCTAAGTGTCGATATCCCCATCATATCCGATGATGATTGCAACGCTATTTACACCACCAATGCCAAGCCCAAATCCATCTATGAATCCATGCTATGTGCAGGAGGTTTTAATG GCAACATCGATTCTTGCCAAGGGGATTCTGGAGGTCCGTTTTTCATCGGTACTGGAACTAACGCCATACAACTTGGTGTTGTTTCCTGGGGACGTGGCTGCGCTTCAGCTTATTATCCTG GTGTCTATACCCAGGTGTCTTACTTTCTTGACTGGATCAACGATAACAGTCACTAA
- the LOC123470113 gene encoding trypsin-1-like has protein sequence MRLIILAGLIVCAYAAPQRTVLPRLPISVILNGKYQLIPENKIVGGTEVTPNSLPFMISLQRKFLNTFTHSCGGTILSESTILTAAHCLDEVDPTLFRVIAGAHNLSVESDMEQIGRLDNYTMHPDFNPITLENDIALIYLTPRTILNISDTVQPIGLPPPTVDLDPPAGLMVTVAGWGTTSSGGDISDVLLSIDIPIVSDDDCNSAYAGDYNTNPVKESMMCAGGAPGGIDACQGDSGGPLFTSDAGNFIQHGIVSWGRGCALADYPGVYTQVSYFLDWINTEMMP, from the exons ATGAGGTTGATTATCCTTGCTGGGCTCATCGTTTGCGCCTATG CCGCTCCGCAGCGGACGGTGTTACCCCGTCTTCCCATCTCGGTCATCTTGAATGGTAAATACCAGCTGATCCCGGAGAACAAGATCGTCGGTGGTACGGAAGTGACTCCCAACTCATTACCCTTCATGATCTCATTGCAACGCAAATTTTTGAATACGTTTACGCACTCGTGCGGTGGCACCATCCTCAGTGAGTCAACTATTCTCACCGCTGCCCATTGCCTTGACGA GGTGGACCCAACTCTGTTCCGTGTGATTGCCGGAGCGCACAACTTGTCCGTTGAAAGTGACATGGAACAAATCGGCAGACTGGATAATTACACTATGCATCCCGATTTCAATCCAATAACACTAGAGAATGACATCGCCCTCATCTAC TTAACTCCGAGGACGATTTTGAACATAAGCGACACTGTTCAGCCTATTGGTCTGCCACCACCAACTGTAGACCTTGATCCTCCTGCTGGACTGATGGTGACCGTTGCTGGATGGGGAACGACTTCT tctgGTGGAGACATTTCCGATGTGCTGTTGAGCATTGACATTCCTATCGTCTCTGACGATGATTGTAATTCAGCCTATGCCGGAGATTACAACACAAATCCTGTCAAAGAGTCCATGATGTGCGCCGGTGGAGCTCCCG GTGGCATTGATGCCTGTCAGGGAGATTCTGGTGGTCCTCTTTTCACCTCCGATGCCGGAAATTTCATTCAACACGGCATCGTTTCATGGGGACGTGGCTGTGCTCTTGCCGATTATCCAG GTGTCTACACTCAGGTGTCTTACTTCCTTGACTGGATCAATACAGAAATGATGCCGTAA